TGGGGCTgttccctgcacccccaggtttCGGGGGGCTCATGGCGGCGCGGGGGGACCCAGTGCTGGAGCCGGGCTGGCTCCTgtccccccccgcccgcccctaCCTGGACTCCATCCTGCACAAGAACCAGCGCAGAGTGTTCGGTGAGCATCAGCCCCccccaaaaataaaccaaaataatgGGGTGTCGCCCCCCAGAAAACTCACTTTATCCCCCCCCAGGTCTTCTGGAGCGCCCGGTGCTGCCCCCCGCCTTGACTGTCCCCATCGTCACCTACAAACTCTTCGTTACCGGCAAGAGCGGCGTCGGCAAAACCGCCTTGGTGGCCTCGCTggcggggacccccgtgccCCCCGGCCACCACGAGACCCTGGGTACGTCATGGGGGAGACACACcgcacccccgtgtccccaggggggtgacagtccctgtgtgtcccccccagggaTCGAAACCACCACGGTGTTCTGGCCGGCCAAGCCGCAGAGCAGCGCCCGCCCCGTCATCTTCCAGCTCCATTTTTGGGATTGTGGCGATGGAGCCCTGAAGAAATTTGATTACTTGCTGCCCGTGAGTTGAGGGGGGACGATGTaagtgggggggacacacacattAGACCCCCCCTGTGATGCTGGTGACCCCCCCAGGCTTGTAAGGAGGAGGCGGACGCcgtcctcttcctcttctccttcacCGACCGCTCGTCCTTCGAGGAGCTGCCGGCGCTAATGAGCCGCGTGCTGGGCCCTGACGAAGAAAAGCTCGTTAGGGTGGTGGTCGGCACCAAGTATCCTTTTGGGGGGGTGTTTAGGGGGGTCTGTGTCCCCCCATTAGCATCTTTGCACCCCTGTGTTTTGCGCTTGGTAGCTGAGAACACACACAAATCATTACACCGATGAATTGGCAGCTCCCCTTATTTTTAGGGGTTATTTCCCCCCACCAGGGAGGTTATTTAGGGTGTTGGTGTCTCCCTAAACCACATATGTCACCCCACAATCCGGTTTGCACCCCCATATTTCACACCGCTCAGCAGGCTGAGAACGTGCACACTTCATTGCACCGATGGATTTGCAGCTCCTATTGATTTTTAAGGGGTTTTTACCCCCCAGAGGAGGATTTTTTGGGGGCGTTGGTGTCTCCCTAAACCACATGTGACCCCCACAATCCGGCTTGCACCCCCATACTTCACCCTGCTCAGTAGGCTGAGAACACACACACCTCATCACACCGATGGATTTGCAGCTCCCGCTTATTTTTAGGGCGTTTGGGGGGGATTTTTCGGGGTGTCGGTGTCTCCCTTAACCCtgtgtccccctccccaccccagatTCGACCTGTCCCCGCAGGCGGATGTGACCGAAGGGGACGTGGTGGCATTTGAGGGGACGTGGGGGCTGCGGGTGCTGCGGGCGGGGtgcaggggggctgggggggggcggggaggggtgGCGCGGGTCGCCCCAATCCTGGACGCGCTGGTCGAGCAGCTCTGGCGTCGCGACCAAATCGCTGCCGGTGTCGCCCTGGGGGACAAGGGGTCCCCCCCGGCCTGAACCCCCTTTTAcagggtgggttttgggggggcttTTGAGCAAAATCTATGTTTTTACAGCAAAATGATCCCTGGGTGTTGTGGTGTGTCTGATTTGTGGtgctgggggtgatggggattTAGGGTGGTGGGGAATTTGGGGTGCTTGGGGTTGAGAATTTGGGGGTGATGGTGATTTGGGGTTCTGGGGATTTGGGggagtttggggtgcaggggggtggGGGATTTATGGGGGGATggtgttttggggtgctgggggatatggggtgctgggggaatGTTCCAGGATTTGGGGGAATTTGGGATGCTGGGGGTGATGGtgatttggggtgctgggggatttggggggctTTGTGGTGATGGAGGAGGAtttgggtgctgggtgggggattttgggggttcTGGGGATTCAGGGTGCTGGGAGTGGGGGATTTTAGGGGGGATGGTGATTTGGGGTGCTGCAGGATCATGGAGAAGGAGGTGCTGGagatttggggtgctggggggatgttctgggatttggggtgctgggggggtcctgCAGAGTGCTGGGGGATTTGGGCTGCTGCAGGATTTGAGGAGATTGGGGGGAATTTGGGGTGCTGCAGatgctgcaggatttgggggggcgGGTCCTGTGGAGTGCTGGAgaatttggggttttggggtgctgggggtttTAGGGTGCTGTAGATGCAGGATTCGGGGTTCTGCAGGGTCATGGGGATGGGGGTATTGggatttggggtgctggggccCGATCCAGGCCCTCCCAGGCTGGAAAAACCGCATTATTTTTAAGCCGAAAAGAAGCCGATTTGGGGTCCGGCGTTTTCCGCACGTGGGAAACGGGGGTCGGACATCGCGCCCACAAACCAGCCCCCCCGGTACCTCCCCCAATCCCCCCGTATCCAACCGGTGGGCGGGGGGGAGGAGCCGGTAGTAGCCGCTGGCCCCACCCTCTGTCGCCATTGGCTGCCGCTCCCCCGTCCCTTCCCACGCCGCTTCATGAATGAAAGGGGAGGGAGCGGGTGGGTTTAACCCCTTCGGGGCCGGAGCTTTGGGGGAACACGGTGCTATGGACCCCCCCACGCAAACTGAGCCCCCCCACGGGTGTGCTCCCCGCCCAGACGCTTCTCACCCCCCGAATCTATTCCCTCCGCGTCCTCAGACTCTGGCCCTCCCAGTCTCATACTGGTGAGTACTGGGAGCAGCtacacccccccacacaccaaAACCCACCCCCCCCGCATGTGCACCCCCGTGAGAGGGTCCCAAACCCCGCTCTCCCCTCCAATCTTCTCACTTCCCACCCTCACTCTCGGGCCCTCCCAGTCCCATACTGGTGGATACTGGGAGCGCCTTCCTGTCCCTTTAAGAGCGGGCGTGGCCGCCTGACGTCACCGGGACATGAATGAACAGGAGCGGGGTGCTCAGCCTCACACACCCCACAGCGCTGGGTGCTGCCGGTTGTGGGGTGCACCCCaagaaaacaccccaaaaacctccccccccgccccaccaTGGCGGGCACCCCCCCGGCTttcaccctcctcttcctcaccgCCCTCACCCCCCTGGCAGCCGAGGAAGGTGAGTCCcacttggggggggggggggggcggtgcACCCCAAAGCTCTGTTATTAGGGTGCGGGGGGGGGCCCTGGGTGCGGACCCAAAGGGGTGCGGTGGTTTTGGGGTAAGTTCGAGCGGTTTTGGCGGCTAGGAGGTTGTGGGGGGCGCTGAGGGAGCCCCCCAAATAAATGGTGATGAGGGGGTGCCCCCCTAAAAAAAAGGGGCGGCCATGGGTGCGGGGGGGGAGTCACTACCTGCTGGGGCGcgttttgggggggaaaaaggtAAAATGGGGGGGGAGGAAGttaaaaggaagagggaaaaagttaaaaagaggagggaaaaaggaattaaaagttGGGGGGAACAAAGTAAAATGGGGGGACAAAAAGCCAAAATGCATTGGGGGTAAAGTGGGGGAGGtgaagggggtggggggagctaAAGTTGGGGGGAAAAGCTTTAAATGAGGGGAAAACTAAGAGTTTTGGGCAACTTTTCCCATGCGAAGTGTCGGACGCGCCGAGCGGGGCCGGATCCCGGCGCTCCCCAAAACCTCCGCCGGGGGGTTAAAGCGGAGGGGATGGACCACAAAAACGACCCGAAAATAGAGGAAAATCACCCGAAAATGGAGAGTTTCCCATGGGCGGCGCTGGGCCGGGCAGGATCCGGCCCCGAGACTGCAAAACAATGTCAGGAAAACCCCAAAATCGCTGGGAAAAACACGCAGCGTCTCGGCCTCCGCCTCGCAGCCTTTCCCGGCCCGGCTTGGGCTCGTTTGGAGGGGTTTTGGGGCAAAAAATAAGGGCAAAAGTCACTTTTTTTGAAAGTATAGATGTGATTTTTGACAAATTGAGGTTTTTAAAACCTCCGGCTGAAGGgtttaataattaaatatgAAAGGATCCGGCCTGGGATGCAAATAAATCGGAGGCTGCAAAGTGGTTTGGGGTGGGAAATACATCCctaaaatgatttaaaatggGGTAAAAAGCCCTAaaatgaggggtttttttaagtgctgaGACCCCAATGTGGCTGCAGGGTTTGAGGTGCCAGTTCCTGGGAGAGATTTTGGGGGTTATCAGGATTTTTGGGttgaaaaagtgcaaagaagggGAAAGTGTTGGGAGAACAAGGTGGTTTTTGGGGTAGGGGGgctgttttttttgggggggctgggagggagtTTGAGGGGGTTTTGCTTCCCACGGGTTGGAAAGGGTGAAATTGGGGGGGATGTTGGGGGTGATGGGTGGAGGTGGCACCACCCACCCCCTGAgatttggggtgtccccaagggatTGGATTAATTTGGGGATTTGGATTAAGATTAGGATGGGGTTGGGATGGGACAAGGATGCAGATGTGGAGCatggtggtggtgatgatggtgatgatgatgggGATAGGGATGGCAGTGGCAACAGCAGCGCCGATGCAGATGGGGACGGTGACAGCaatggtgctggggctgcaggtgggCATGGGGATGGTGGtggggctgcaggtggagatgGTCAAGGAGATGTGGATGGCGAAGGGGCTGCAGGTGCAGATGGTCATGGTGGTGGCCAAGGCGACAGTGGTGATGGCCCAATGGTAGTGGTGGCCATGATGGTGGCAATGGAGATGCTGGTGGTGATGGAGATGTTGATTGCGATGGCCAACGTGATGATGGCGATGGAGGTGGTGGTAGTGA
This genomic interval from Columba livia isolate bColLiv1 breed racing homer chromosome 21, bColLiv1.pat.W.v2, whole genome shotgun sequence contains the following:
- the CPLANE2 gene encoding ciliogenesis and planar polarity effector 2, with protein sequence MKPRPFVTSSDPEAAAGGGVGLFPAPPGFGGLMAARGDPVLEPGWLLSPPARPYLDSILHKNQRRVFGLLERPVLPPALTVPIVTYKLFVTGKSGVGKTALVASLAGTPVPPGHHETLGIETTTVFWPAKPQSSARPVIFQLHFWDCGDGALKKFDYLLPACKEEADAVLFLFSFTDRSSFEELPALMSRVLGPDEEKLVRVVVGTKFDLSPQADVTEGDVVAFEGTWGLRVLRAGCRGAGGGRGGVARVAPILDALVEQLWRRDQIAAGVALGDKGSPPA